From one Streptomyces sp. ICC1 genomic stretch:
- a CDS encoding non-ribosomal peptide synthetase: MMEPSARLVLISPTRLADVRRRTGGHADRTVAEACAIGLSFWATGESPDGIDLTPGTLFADVLGWVDNGGSAPSGWETGEAGPDGIGIAVPEGVLASDAQRALDDLADFPDRPIGTIGPSDPAERLKTLAEWNDTGADRVRPTIVEMFREQARLRPDAVAIIDEDRSLTYRQAAELSAQLAHHLIGRGLGAEQVVGISLGRSADMVIGLLGVLQAGCAFVPLDPQWPAARRAVVIDDARVVVQLSGSGEHDPAEPAAVTVDLDDWRYADQPTEGTGITAPGNSLAYVIFTSGSTGRPKGAMIRHEAISERLLWQVNEILGFGHDDASLFKAPLSFDISINEIFLPLVCGGRLVVLRPGGERDPHHLLSVIAEHRVTFTYLVSSMLDVLLEIAGDSDRLDSMRHVWCGGEVLTPELYERYRTRLDIPMYHGYGPAETTIGVSHVIYRGEAERLSTSIGKANPNTQLYVLDDELRPVPVGVGGELYVGGFLLGRGYVGAPGLTASRFVANPFADDGSRLYRTGDLARFAPDGSLDFLGRADNQIKIRGMRLELEDVEVGLAEHPGVRHTCVIAKKNSAGGTYLVGYVIPAADSEGLTADEVKAWAAGHMVEYMVPAHVVVMTEFPLTANGKLDRRALPEPEIVTGSFLRPSTDDERAVCAAVASVLRLEEVGVDQDFFQLGGDSILAISLLSALREAGLYVTAGQIFANSVLGALAAVAGREDVARADHADVATGPVTGSPIVQWLGRTTDAIDGFVQAVVLNTPADLTADALAAVLDSVVARHDMLRARLVRGERWSFDIPEAEGITAGWQESDLPLDECVALATEALDPDNGVMLRSVWRREARQLVLVAHHVVVDGVSWRVLMEDLATAWRQTSAGEAVELPAVGTSFRRWTQLLGGAEFDADRTHFERPLPGPDAPLGRRAPSEADTVERERDRTVTVGPEVTAALLGEVPAKFHAGVNDVLLTALAVTLARWRRDRGQDQTFAHIELEGHGREGRHVAGPAGVEPELSRTVGWFTTLFPVTVDPGRAADFTAPEYLAAALKAVKEDLARVPSNGVSYGALRYLSDAAFTAPAPQVLFNYLGRFDAGASGDWQLCGTTGQLGEKRDPRMRLPRALEFNAIAEPAATGEYELVTTISWPDGMFTDEDVEAIGGYFREALTALAALDEGGHSPSDFPLVRLTQADVDALDGPALRAVLPLTPLQEGLYFHSVFDEDSAGSYVEQQLLTLEGELDAGRLAAAATRLLVLYPNLAARFQALADGRVVSVLESGAEAPFTTLERPGITDEELHAHAERDRRAGFDLATGPLMRFTLVRDPESGRDVLVQTVHHIIADGWSVPAMLRTLLAEYHAPGSMYTLSGFPDYVGWLAGRDADESDRVWGAELAGLPGPSLVAREHTPSDRFADTSVEPAEDIDAAVRAAGVPLSVAVHSAWALTLGSILHSGDVVFGSTVSGRDADVPGIGDMVGLFINTIPLRARWTAGTTAGELLASVREHQGAVLPHQHVSLARIGRQAGVGPLFDTLVVFDVATDVAALRRTGDTLAITDLVNEGAPHYPLTLVVERALDGRPRFNLIYDGELLRESSAQDILGRFAHTLTGLLARPDAPVGDLVPKEGRSPARITPTTLGGLFDAAADRDPAATAVTQCALDGTTRSLTYGELAAAKNELAAALRAAGVRPGRRVAVAVPRTIEQVVALVAIVSAGGAYVPLDTAYPDGRLEYVLADAAPQVVLVDPGQRERFTELLDRAGVTARVLVQGDEPHASADAEANARDGEAGEVSWHDPAYVIYTSGSTGKPKGVVVPHSSVVALLANTQPDMAFGPDDVWVQFHSYSFDFAVWELWGALVHGGELLVPDYGLTRSPVDFHRLVRERGVTVLNQTPSAFYQFAEADRHAGRSLTGPSLPALRRVVFGGEALDLGRLRGWVERHGAASPELVNMYGITETTVHVTHRVLTGEDFAFGDDVSPIGGPIPGLTTYLLDDRLQPVAPGVVGAIYVAGDQVSLGYLGRPGLTAGRFVANPFAGDGSRMYHTGDLAIRTLDGELEFTGRADDQVQLKGFRIELGEVEAALRDLDGVVDVAVTVADSGDHLVAHVVGRVPGDLSALLAEKLPVHMVPGRVLPVDALPLTVNGKLDRKALIERAAQDDTPVAATGSAADSVLAPLVAIFADTLSHPDADADTDFFGAGGDSIIAITVVNRARALGLPIAPRDVFLLKTPRALAELLGTRTPAQASAPAPARREDGPVAPTPIILRQRELGGSLARFAQARTLDVAEGTALADIERAADAVLAAHPALRIRLRTEHGAWTLRTEPAREATVVHSDAADAADAANEAAGRLDPETGDVIAFTWLAATGTLVITVHHIAVDAVSWLILLDDMAAALRGETLAPATTSYAEYAEAQVLRSVGDIAGLGHWIDTLQAPPLLPAVGPLRDTTVVLDAAVSDRVTRTAPAALGVALTELLCGALRTALTRIQPAPTDLAIELERHGRVAVAEHHDYTRTVGWFTAIAPVRLTAHTDPVAAARELAERQPDESGHLAYGRLRHLNPQTAPLLTARPQVLFNYLGRGSESQALHITGADRDSPYAVEVNAWTDAATGSLHATFTLAEEIPDELAAHWLDALEALAEASATAERTAPVTALQRGLYFQAQLAGSAGHYVAQSYFALDRRLDTGALAEAMAVVMARHPVVGAGFSTDDDGNPVQVLKAGRRVGVHTVELSGDEEVEAFRVRDRNTGFDPAEPPLIRLTVVRLPGGRDGLLLSYHLLLWDGWSRAIVLRDLFEAYRAVLAGEQPDATQAEPRFEDHARALAAKDPALSERFWAGHLAGLSGPTLLAGPAPSLSDDLPPALVHTLTAEQSDLLRDTAKAHGVTLNSVLTGAFGLLLGAHTGRGDAVFGVTVSGREGEGLSDIVGVLLNTVPMWTRARPDDTVGDYLSAVQAARVEAMEHEHLGLGEIQRASGHDTLFDNLFVLQNFLDLDGLAEMNARHGITEVKSDDSTHYPFTWVVTPGDRLTVKLEHRHGDSADARRLLDDYVGVLQDLARSTGPVGALPGLGPVPEPAVRTDIGTDTVVDRFDRAADRSPERIALVAHGRSLTFAELQDRSRLLAGVLAGRGIGPEKTVGLAIPRSLDWIVALFAVLRTGAGYVPLELDHPDERIATIVADARPEVILTVSAVSPRLTGELIELDRPLPEAEPLVTFAPDDPNRLRHPAYTIYTSGSTGKPKGVVTEYAGLTNMLVNHQRRIFEPVLAEHGDRVFRIAHTVSFAFDMSWEELLWLADGHEVHICDEELRRDAPALVEYSREHGIDVVNVTPTYAQQLVAEGLLDNPDRRPALVLLGGEAVTPTLWQRLAETEGTVGYNLYGPTEYTINTLGVGTFECVDPVVGVAIDNTEVFVLDPWLRPLPDGVPGELYVSGIGIARGYLGQSAQTAHRFVASPFGAPGERMYRTGDLVIRRPDGNLMYLGRTDQQVKIRGHRVELGEVEAAFAAHPAVRFTAAVAQPDPQVDGAHRLAAYLVLADGFDLAAVAAEVGAGLPDYMRPTHYAQVDAIPLTVNGKADTKALPEPKPLGALTTSGERGPETETETLVCEFFAEALDLDDDEVSAVSDFTSLGGHSMLAVRLVGLLRREFGPAITIRDLLTLRTPEAIARHLDDNS; this comes from the coding sequence TCCGACGCGCAGCGCGCGCTGGACGACCTGGCGGACTTTCCGGACCGGCCCATCGGAACCATCGGCCCGTCCGACCCGGCGGAGCGACTCAAGACCCTGGCCGAGTGGAACGACACCGGGGCGGACCGGGTCCGGCCGACCATCGTGGAGATGTTCCGCGAGCAGGCGCGGCTCAGGCCGGACGCGGTCGCCATCATCGACGAAGACCGCTCGCTGACCTACCGCCAGGCGGCCGAGCTGTCCGCCCAGCTGGCCCACCACCTGATCGGACGCGGACTGGGCGCCGAGCAGGTCGTCGGCATCTCGCTCGGCCGCTCCGCCGACATGGTGATCGGCCTCCTCGGAGTGCTGCAGGCCGGCTGCGCCTTCGTACCGCTCGACCCGCAGTGGCCCGCCGCGCGCCGCGCCGTCGTCATCGACGACGCGCGGGTCGTGGTGCAGCTGAGCGGCTCCGGCGAGCACGACCCCGCCGAACCGGCCGCCGTCACCGTCGACCTCGACGACTGGCGGTACGCCGACCAGCCCACCGAGGGCACCGGAATCACCGCCCCCGGCAACTCCCTGGCCTACGTGATCTTCACGTCCGGTTCCACCGGCCGCCCCAAGGGCGCGATGATCCGCCACGAGGCGATCAGCGAGCGCCTGCTCTGGCAGGTCAACGAGATCCTGGGCTTCGGCCACGACGACGCGTCCCTGTTCAAGGCGCCGCTGTCCTTCGACATATCCATCAACGAGATCTTCCTCCCGCTCGTGTGCGGCGGCCGGCTCGTGGTCCTGCGGCCCGGCGGCGAACGCGATCCGCACCACCTGCTGAGCGTGATCGCCGAGCACCGCGTCACCTTCACCTACCTCGTCTCCTCCATGCTGGACGTCCTCCTGGAGATCGCGGGCGACTCCGACCGGCTCGACAGCATGCGCCACGTGTGGTGCGGCGGCGAGGTGCTCACCCCCGAGCTGTACGAGCGCTACCGCACCCGGCTCGACATCCCCATGTACCACGGCTACGGCCCGGCCGAGACGACCATCGGCGTCTCCCACGTCATCTACCGGGGCGAGGCCGAACGCCTGTCGACCTCGATCGGCAAGGCCAACCCCAACACCCAGCTGTACGTCCTCGACGACGAGCTGCGCCCGGTGCCGGTCGGCGTCGGCGGCGAGCTCTACGTGGGCGGCTTCCTCCTCGGCCGCGGATACGTCGGCGCACCCGGGCTGACCGCCTCGCGGTTCGTGGCGAACCCCTTCGCGGACGACGGCTCCCGCCTCTACCGGACCGGTGACCTCGCCCGGTTCGCCCCGGACGGATCGCTCGACTTCCTCGGCCGGGCCGACAACCAGATCAAGATCCGCGGCATGCGCCTGGAGCTCGAGGACGTCGAGGTCGGCCTCGCGGAGCACCCCGGGGTGCGGCACACCTGCGTCATCGCGAAGAAGAACAGCGCGGGCGGCACCTACCTCGTGGGGTACGTGATCCCGGCCGCCGACAGCGAGGGCCTGACGGCCGACGAGGTCAAGGCGTGGGCCGCCGGGCACATGGTCGAGTACATGGTGCCCGCCCACGTCGTCGTGATGACCGAGTTCCCGCTCACCGCGAACGGCAAGCTCGACCGCCGCGCACTGCCCGAACCCGAGATCGTCACCGGCTCGTTCCTGCGGCCCTCCACCGACGACGAGCGCGCGGTCTGCGCGGCCGTCGCCTCGGTACTGCGGCTGGAGGAGGTGGGCGTCGACCAGGACTTCTTCCAGCTCGGCGGCGACAGCATCCTCGCGATCTCGCTGCTGAGCGCGCTGCGCGAAGCGGGCCTCTACGTCACCGCGGGACAGATCTTCGCCAACAGCGTCCTGGGCGCGCTCGCGGCGGTGGCCGGCCGCGAGGACGTCGCCCGGGCGGACCACGCCGACGTCGCGACCGGTCCCGTCACGGGATCGCCCATCGTCCAGTGGCTCGGCCGCACCACCGACGCGATCGACGGCTTCGTGCAGGCGGTCGTGTTGAACACCCCGGCGGACCTCACCGCCGACGCCCTCGCCGCCGTCCTCGACTCCGTCGTGGCCCGGCACGACATGCTGCGCGCCCGGCTCGTCCGCGGCGAGCGCTGGAGCTTCGACATCCCGGAGGCCGAAGGGATCACCGCCGGCTGGCAGGAGAGCGACCTCCCGCTCGACGAGTGCGTCGCCCTCGCCACCGAAGCGCTGGACCCGGACAACGGCGTGATGCTGCGGTCCGTCTGGCGCCGTGAGGCACGCCAACTGGTCCTCGTCGCCCACCACGTGGTGGTCGACGGCGTGTCCTGGCGGGTCCTGATGGAGGACCTGGCCACGGCATGGCGCCAGACCTCCGCGGGCGAAGCCGTCGAACTGCCCGCGGTGGGCACGTCGTTCCGGCGCTGGACCCAGCTCCTGGGCGGCGCGGAGTTCGACGCGGACCGCACCCACTTCGAGCGCCCCCTGCCGGGACCCGACGCGCCGCTCGGCCGGCGGGCACCGTCCGAGGCCGACACGGTCGAGCGTGAGCGGGACCGGACCGTCACGGTCGGCCCCGAGGTCACCGCCGCGCTGCTGGGCGAGGTACCGGCGAAGTTCCACGCGGGCGTCAACGACGTCCTGCTGACCGCGCTCGCCGTCACCCTCGCCCGGTGGCGCCGCGACCGCGGCCAGGACCAGACCTTCGCCCACATCGAACTCGAGGGCCACGGACGCGAAGGACGCCACGTCGCGGGCCCCGCCGGCGTCGAGCCGGAACTGTCGCGGACCGTCGGCTGGTTCACGACCCTGTTCCCGGTGACCGTGGACCCCGGCCGGGCCGCCGACTTCACCGCCCCCGAGTACCTCGCGGCCGCCCTCAAGGCGGTCAAGGAGGACCTCGCCCGGGTCCCGAGCAACGGCGTCTCCTACGGCGCCCTGCGCTACCTGTCCGACGCCGCCTTCACGGCCCCCGCGCCCCAGGTCCTGTTCAACTACCTGGGCCGCTTCGACGCGGGCGCGTCCGGGGACTGGCAGCTCTGCGGAACCACCGGGCAGCTCGGCGAGAAGCGCGACCCGCGGATGCGCCTGCCGCGCGCCCTGGAGTTCAACGCGATCGCCGAACCCGCCGCCACCGGCGAGTACGAACTCGTCACCACCATCTCCTGGCCCGACGGGATGTTCACCGACGAGGACGTCGAGGCGATCGGCGGGTACTTCCGGGAGGCCCTCACCGCCCTGGCCGCGCTCGACGAAGGCGGCCACTCGCCCAGCGACTTCCCGCTGGTACGCCTGACGCAGGCCGACGTCGACGCCCTGGACGGCCCCGCCCTGCGCGCCGTCCTGCCCCTGACCCCGCTCCAGGAAGGCCTGTACTTCCACTCGGTCTTCGACGAGGACTCCGCGGGCAGCTACGTCGAACAGCAGCTGCTGACCCTGGAGGGCGAGCTCGACGCCGGCCGCCTCGCGGCCGCCGCCACCCGGCTCCTCGTCCTGTACCCGAACCTGGCCGCGCGGTTCCAGGCCCTCGCCGACGGCCGCGTCGTCTCCGTGCTGGAGAGCGGCGCCGAGGCGCCCTTCACCACGCTGGAGCGGCCCGGCATCACCGACGAGGAGCTCCACGCCCACGCCGAGCGGGACCGCCGCGCCGGATTCGACCTGGCCACCGGCCCGCTGATGCGGTTCACGCTGGTCCGCGACCCGGAATCGGGCCGCGACGTCCTGGTGCAGACCGTCCACCACATCATCGCCGACGGCTGGTCGGTGCCCGCGATGCTGCGCACGCTGCTCGCCGAGTACCACGCGCCGGGCAGCATGTACACGCTGAGCGGCTTCCCCGACTACGTCGGCTGGCTCGCCGGCCGCGACGCGGACGAGAGCGACCGGGTGTGGGGCGCCGAGCTCGCCGGGCTCCCCGGCCCCTCGCTGGTGGCCAGGGAGCACACCCCGTCCGACCGCTTCGCCGACACCTCCGTGGAACCGGCCGAAGACATCGACGCGGCCGTCCGCGCGGCCGGCGTGCCGCTGAGCGTGGCCGTGCACAGCGCCTGGGCACTGACCCTCGGCTCCATCCTGCACTCCGGCGACGTGGTCTTCGGTTCCACCGTCTCCGGCCGCGACGCGGACGTCCCCGGCATCGGTGACATGGTCGGCCTGTTCATCAACACCATCCCGCTGCGCGCCCGGTGGACCGCCGGCACCACGGCGGGCGAACTGCTCGCCTCGGTGCGCGAACACCAGGGCGCGGTCCTGCCGCACCAGCACGTCTCGCTGGCCCGGATCGGCCGCCAGGCCGGCGTCGGCCCCCTCTTCGACACCCTCGTGGTGTTCGACGTGGCGACCGACGTGGCCGCCCTGCGCCGGACCGGCGACACGCTGGCCATCACGGACCTCGTCAACGAGGGAGCCCCGCACTACCCGCTGACCCTCGTCGTGGAGCGGGCCCTCGACGGGCGCCCGCGCTTCAACCTGATCTACGACGGCGAACTGCTGCGCGAGAGCAGCGCCCAGGACATCCTCGGCCGCTTCGCGCACACCCTCACCGGCCTGCTCGCCCGGCCGGACGCCCCGGTCGGCGACCTCGTGCCCAAGGAGGGCAGGAGCCCCGCACGGATCACCCCGACCACCCTCGGCGGCCTGTTCGACGCCGCGGCGGACCGGGACCCGGCGGCCACCGCCGTCACCCAGTGCGCGCTCGACGGCACCACCCGGTCGCTGACCTACGGCGAACTGGCTGCCGCCAAGAACGAACTGGCCGCAGCCCTGCGCGCGGCCGGGGTCCGGCCGGGCCGGCGCGTGGCCGTGGCCGTCCCGCGCACCATCGAGCAGGTCGTCGCCCTGGTCGCGATCGTCAGCGCGGGCGGCGCCTACGTACCGCTCGACACGGCCTATCCGGACGGGCGCCTCGAGTACGTCCTCGCGGACGCCGCGCCGCAGGTCGTCCTCGTCGATCCCGGTCAGCGCGAACGCTTCACGGAGCTCCTGGACCGTGCGGGCGTCACCGCCCGCGTCCTCGTACAGGGCGACGAGCCGCACGCTTCAGCGGACGCCGAGGCGAACGCCCGGGACGGCGAGGCCGGCGAGGTCAGCTGGCACGACCCCGCCTACGTGATCTACACCTCCGGCTCCACCGGCAAGCCCAAGGGCGTCGTCGTCCCGCACTCCAGCGTGGTCGCGCTGCTCGCCAACACCCAGCCGGACATGGCCTTCGGCCCGGACGACGTGTGGGTGCAGTTCCACTCCTACTCCTTCGACTTCGCGGTCTGGGAGCTGTGGGGCGCCCTGGTCCACGGCGGCGAGCTGCTCGTCCCCGACTACGGGCTGACCCGCTCCCCGGTCGACTTCCACCGCCTGGTCCGCGAGCGCGGGGTGACCGTGCTCAACCAGACGCCCTCGGCCTTCTACCAGTTCGCCGAGGCCGATCGGCACGCCGGCCGGTCGCTCACCGGCCCGTCGCTCCCCGCCCTGCGCCGGGTCGTCTTCGGCGGCGAGGCGCTGGACCTCGGACGGCTGCGCGGCTGGGTCGAGCGGCACGGCGCCGCCTCGCCCGAGCTCGTCAACATGTACGGGATCACCGAGACGACCGTCCACGTGACCCACCGGGTGCTGACCGGTGAGGACTTCGCCTTCGGCGACGACGTGAGCCCCATCGGCGGCCCCATCCCGGGCCTGACCACCTACCTGCTCGACGACCGGCTCCAGCCGGTCGCTCCGGGTGTCGTGGGCGCCATCTACGTGGCCGGCGACCAGGTCTCCCTCGGCTACCTGGGCCGGCCGGGCCTCACCGCGGGCCGGTTCGTCGCGAACCCCTTCGCGGGCGACGGCTCCCGGATGTACCACACGGGCGACCTCGCGATCCGCACTCTCGACGGCGAGCTGGAGTTCACCGGCCGCGCCGACGACCAGGTGCAGCTCAAGGGCTTCCGCATCGAGCTCGGCGAGGTCGAGGCCGCGCTGCGGGACCTCGACGGCGTCGTCGACGTGGCCGTCACCGTGGCCGACAGCGGCGACCACCTGGTCGCCCACGTCGTGGGCCGGGTCCCCGGAGACCTCTCCGCCCTCCTCGCGGAGAAGCTGCCCGTACACATGGTGCCGGGCCGGGTCCTGCCCGTGGACGCCCTGCCGCTGACCGTCAACGGCAAGCTGGACCGCAAGGCCCTGATCGAGCGGGCCGCGCAGGACGACACCCCGGTGGCCGCCACCGGCTCCGCCGCGGACTCCGTACTCGCCCCGCTGGTCGCCATCTTCGCCGACACGCTGTCCCACCCCGACGCGGACGCCGACACCGACTTCTTCGGCGCCGGCGGCGACAGCATCATCGCCATCACCGTGGTCAACCGGGCCAGGGCGCTCGGCCTGCCGATCGCACCCCGCGACGTGTTCCTGCTGAAGACGCCGAGGGCGCTCGCCGAGCTCCTGGGCACGCGCACGCCGGCCCAGGCGTCCGCGCCCGCTCCCGCGCGCCGCGAGGACGGCCCGGTGGCCCCCACGCCGATCATCCTGCGCCAGCGCGAGCTGGGCGGCTCCCTCGCCCGGTTCGCCCAGGCCAGAACGCTGGACGTGGCCGAAGGCACCGCGCTCGCCGACATCGAGCGCGCCGCCGACGCCGTACTGGCCGCCCACCCGGCCCTGCGGATACGGCTGCGCACCGAGCACGGCGCGTGGACCCTGCGCACCGAACCCGCCCGCGAGGCCACCGTCGTCCACTCGGACGCGGCGGACGCGGCGGACGCCGCGAACGAGGCCGCCGGCCGGCTCGACCCCGAGACCGGGGACGTCATCGCCTTCACCTGGCTCGCGGCCACCGGCACCCTGGTGATCACCGTGCACCACATCGCGGTCGACGCGGTGTCCTGGCTGATCCTGCTGGACGACATGGCGGCCGCACTGCGCGGCGAGACCCTCGCACCGGCGACCACGTCCTACGCCGAGTACGCGGAGGCCCAGGTCCTGCGGTCCGTCGGCGACATCGCCGGCCTCGGACACTGGATCGACACCCTCCAGGCACCCCCGCTGCTGCCGGCCGTCGGCCCGCTGCGCGACACCACCGTGGTGCTCGACGCCGCCGTCAGCGACCGGGTGACGCGCACCGCGCCCGCCGCGCTCGGCGTCGCGCTCACCGAGCTGCTGTGCGGCGCCCTGCGCACCGCCCTGACGCGGATCCAGCCGGCACCCACCGATCTCGCGATCGAGCTGGAGCGCCACGGCCGGGTCGCGGTGGCGGAGCACCACGACTACACCCGCACGGTCGGCTGGTTCACCGCCATCGCGCCCGTCCGGCTCACCGCGCACACCGACCCGGTCGCGGCGGCCCGCGAGCTCGCCGAGCGCCAGCCGGACGAGTCCGGGCACCTGGCCTACGGCCGGCTCCGCCACCTCAACCCGCAGACGGCCCCGCTGCTGACCGCCCGTCCGCAGGTGCTGTTCAACTACCTCGGCCGGGGCAGCGAGTCCCAGGCGCTCCACATCACCGGCGCCGACCGGGACAGCCCGTACGCCGTGGAGGTCAACGCCTGGACCGACGCGGCCACCGGCAGCCTGCACGCGACCTTCACCCTCGCCGAGGAGATCCCCGACGAGCTCGCCGCGCACTGGCTGGACGCCCTGGAAGCCCTCGCGGAAGCCTCCGCGACCGCGGAGCGCACGGCGCCGGTCACCGCGCTCCAGCGGGGCCTGTACTTCCAGGCCCAGCTGGCGGGCTCGGCCGGACACTACGTCGCGCAGAGCTACTTCGCCCTCGACCGGCGCCTCGACACCGGAGCCCTGGCCGAGGCCATGGCCGTCGTCATGGCCCGGCACCCCGTCGTCGGCGCCGGCTTCTCCACCGACGACGACGGCAACCCGGTCCAGGTCCTCAAGGCGGGCCGCCGGGTCGGCGTCCACACGGTCGAGCTGTCGGGCGACGAGGAGGTCGAAGCCTTCCGCGTCCGGGACCGCAACACCGGATTCGACCCGGCCGAGCCGCCGCTGATCCGGCTCACCGTGGTCCGGCTGCCGGGCGGCCGCGACGGCCTGCTCCTCAGCTACCACCTGCTGCTGTGGGACGGCTGGTCCCGCGCGATCGTGCTGCGGGACCTCTTCGAGGCCTACCGGGCCGTACTCGCCGGCGAGCAGCCGGACGCGACCCAGGCCGAGCCGCGCTTCGAGGACCACGCCCGGGCGCTCGCCGCCAAGGACCCGGCCCTCTCGGAGCGGTTCTGGGCCGGGCACCTGGCCGGGCTCTCCGGCCCGACACTGCTCGCCGGACCGGCACCGTCCCTCTCGGACGACCTGCCGCCCGCGCTCGTCCACACGCTCACGGCCGAACAGTCCGACCTGCTGCGGGATACGGCCAAGGCGCACGGAGTCACCCTCAACTCGGTCCTCACCGGCGCCTTCGGCCTGCTCCTCGGCGCCCACACCGGCCGCGGCGACGCCGTGTTCGGCGTGACCGTCTCCGGCCGCGAGGGCGAGGGCCTGTCCGACATCGTCGGCGTGCTCCTCAACACCGTGCCCATGTGGACGCGGGCCCGGCCGGACGACACGGTCGGGGACTACCTGTCCGCCGTACAGGCGGCCCGGGTCGAAGCGATGGAGCACGAGCACCTGGGGCTCGGCGAGATCCAGCGGGCCAGCGGCCACGACACCCTGTTCGACAACCTGTTCGTGCTCCAGAACTTCCTGGACCTGGACGGGCTCGCCGAGATGAACGCCCGCCACGGCATCACCGAGGTGAAGTCGGACGATTCCACCCACTACCCGTTCACCTGGGTGGTCACGCCCGGCGACCGGCTCACCGTCAAGCTGGAGCACCGCCACGGCGACAGCGCCGACGCCCGCCGCCTCCTCGACGACTACGTCGGGGTCCTCCAGGACCTCGCCCGGTCCACCGGACCGGTCGGCGCGCTGCCCGGCCTCGGGCCGGTGCCCGAGCCCGCCGTCCGCACGGACATCGGCACCGACACGGTGGTCGACCGCTTCGACCGGGCCGCGGACCGCTCACCCGAGCGGATCGCGCTCGTCGCGCACGGCCGGAGCCTGACCTTCGCCGAACTCCAGGACCGCAGCCGCCTGCTGGCGGGCGTGCTCGCCGGCCGCGGCATCGGCCCGGAGAAGACCGTGGGCCTCGCGATCCCGCGCTCGCTGGACTGGATCGTGGCCCTGTTCGCCGTGCTGCGCACCGGAGCGGGATACGTACCGCTGGAGCTGGACCACCCGGACGAGCGGATCGCCACGATCGTCGCGGACGCCCGGCCCGAGGTGATCCTCACCGTCAGCGCCGTCTCGCCCCGGCTGACCGGCGAACTGATCGAACTGGACCGCCCCCTTCCCGAGGCCGAGCCGTTGGTGACGTTCGCACCGGACGACCCGAACCGGCTGCGGCACCCCGCGTACACGATCTACACCTCCGGTTCGACGGGGAAGCCCAAGGGCGTCGTGACCGAGTACGCCGGACTCACCAACATGCTGGTCAACCACCAGCGCCGGATCTTCGAACCGGTGCTGGCGGAGCACGGCGACCGGGTCTTCCGGATCGCGCACACCGTGTCCTTCGCCTTCGACATGTCGTGGGAGGAGCTTTTGTGGCTCGCCGACGGGCACGAGGTGCACATCTGCGACGAGGAACTGCGACGCGACGCACCCGCCCTGGTCGAGTACTCCCGCGAGCACGGGATCGACGTGGTCAACGTGACCCCGACGTACGCGCAGCAGCTGGTGGCCGAGGGCCTGCTCGACAACCCGGACCGGCGCCCCGCGCTGGTGCTGCTGGGCGGCGAGGCGGTCACCCCGACCCTGTGGCAGCGGCTCGCCGAGACCGAGGGGACCGTCGGCTACAACCTGTACGGACCCACCGAATACACCATCAACACCCTGGGAGTGGGCACCTTCGAGTGCGTGGACCCGGTGGTGGGCGTGGCGATCGACAACACCGAGGTGTTCGTCCTGGACCCGTGGCTGCGGCCGCTGCCGGACGGCGTCCCCGGTGAGCTCTACGTCTCCG